In the Neofelis nebulosa isolate mNeoNeb1 chromosome 11, mNeoNeb1.pri, whole genome shotgun sequence genome, one interval contains:
- the YPEL1 gene encoding protein yippee-like 1 isoform X2 gives MVKMTKSKTFQAYLPNCHRTYSCVHCRAHLANHDELISKSFQGSQGRAYLFNSVVNVGCGPAEERVLLTGLHAVADIYCENCKTTLGWKYEHAFESSQKYKEGKFIIELAHMIKDNGWE, from the exons ATGGTGAAGATGACAAAATCCAAAACTTTCCAAGCTTATCTGCCAAACTGTCACCGAACGTACAGCTGTGTCCACTGCAGAGCCCACCTGGCCAATCATGATGAGCTGATCTCTAAG TCTTTTCAGGGAAGTCAGGGACGAGCCTACCTCTTCAATTCTGT GGTGAACGTGGGCTGTGGCCCCGCTGAGGAGAGGGTCCTTCTTACTGGCCTGCACGCGGTCGCAGACATCTACTGTGAAAACTGCAAAACCACGCTTGGATGGAAATAT gaacATGCCTTTGAGAGCAGTCAGAAATATAAGGAAGGAAAATTTATTATTGAGCTTGCCCACATGATCAAAGACAATGGTTGGGAGTAA